The Glycine max cultivar Williams 82 chromosome 17, Glycine_max_v4.0, whole genome shotgun sequence genome contains the following window.
tcattatgtgattaagcaacacaaacaccaattaatcatgaacaaaactgatcattaagcatgaacgtaaattaagcgcagagacaattaatcaagcactaagcatgcatggattaatagcaacaaatacaaagcaattggtgaagaggaaaaacttatcagaattcaatagtaataacaaaacctcaaagagagttgagcttgatcctcaagagaaaacaacgctgtagacttagccttccattagtcagcagaaaatgaaattgcaattggaagcaggaaacaaaattgcagattgaagcagaaaacgaatttgcagaaaacaaattttattgctacatgaacagtgtgcatgaacagtaaaaactggaattgcaaaaccctaaaattattctcctctccaaaaactctctctaaactaaaaccctggtgctgttatataggtcctcaaccccaaagcttacaaatctgttttgagtccaagcccataaacgaaataaaataaaatctggacaagataagataagattggatgaaataaaatctggacgaaataaaatctagatgaaataaaatttggataagataagatttgatgaaataaaattgtatgctctcttcaagtccaagctcaattctggattcaagtccaattgcttataattctcctgaaattaaataaaaaacacaaaattagtcaagtaggcccaaatgataaaactgcataattaatttgacaattaaggctaatcagtaattaaaatggtgacaaaaagggttaagaaataggagaaaataatgacacatcaagcTTTCTATTTGTTGTATTGGATAGTTatacataaataatcattcaattTCTCTATTTTCCCAGTTATCAttcaatttttgtctctctctttGAACTCTTCTAATGTGTCTTAGTTACagctatatttaataaatttgtttgcATTCAAGAAATCTAATTTCAGACTTTGGTCTTTGAACCGAAGAATCATGTGCATTGTTTGTTTGTTAATTGCATGTGTTATCGAAAGAAGCGAGTTGGCTTGAGGCATTCAGACTCCACAAGACGACTCGATATGTGGTTTAACCAGAATTTTAGCTTTGATCTTATGAAATTGCAAATAGATATTGATTTCTCAATGGTCTGAGAGGACGATTGTGAAATGGTTGTGCAAAAACAATGCCACGAAGTTTATATTTCTTAGTTCAAAAGAATCAACCTcttctatttattttcatttcgatTTGTtcttcaaaagtcacaattcatTTGGTACAACTTTCTCTCACACACCTTAAATTTCATGggttttggttttgttcttgcatTTAGCTTCCAACTTTAGTTGCttatgcttttctttttcttctttttctcttttcagctAAAATTACTATTTGATCTTACCTTGTTTTGAAGGGTTTGTACTTGATTTacgcatatttttttatcaatattatttgattattaattttttagtttatattttttagatccTTTTGTCTGTTACAACTCTGCACAAGCTTGGCACAATGTTGACAGCAAGACAAACTTCAATTGCTTCTTGTTTTTTATAACTTTACTTTCATCCAAATGATTTCTTTTACAAGAGAAGGttttaaataggaaaaaataaattttcatgagaaataacttttgaaaaaatatatgatgcACAACTAACCTGATAGAATATTGTCCAGAAATTTTCCCAAATTATTGTAAAGTGATATGATAATATTTAGAAAATTTCTTGTGAAAATACTATTGTAGGACAACAAAggaacaataattataaaaaatagattcTTGTAATTTGTTTGGCTTGAGAAAAAACATAACATACTATTAAGGTTAAGGAAACTCCCTATTAAATTTtagggtaaatagtcattttggTCCCTGAAAGTGTAACTCGCTGTCAATTTGGTCCCTGAATCGAGATAaattgcaaaatagtccctgAAAGTGCAATTTGTTAGTCACGTTAGTCCCTGCCGTGAATGGAGTAGTTAATGTCGTCAGTTTTCGCTGATGTGGCACGTTTAGTGCCACACAGACATGCCACGTATGAGGGACCAAAGTGacattaaacatttatttatttaaataatgtttttttaattaaaaaacaatcaaaagtcatgttttaggttttttttataaaaaacttttCAACTCTCTCagtaaacaacaaaaacactCCCACCTTTTCAATTGTCAGGGACCACAACCCATTTCAACTCTCTGGAGAAGACAAAACCACCATTAACCCTCAACCATcaaccttcttcttcctcgACTATCATCATCCATCGTCGTTGATCACTTCTCGTCattgttcgttcttcatcgttcgtcCTCGGCTTCCATCGTTGATCGTTCGAAAACGAGGTTTAAGGTATATTGCGCCTTCTCTGTTTCTGAAAATTTCCataatcttcatcattttttcttctccattttcatcaTTGAGCTTCATTGTTGATTGTTTTTTCTTCCATTCTGATTTTTCTTCTACAGTTTCATAGTTCTAGGGTTTACAGAAATACCCATTTCAAATATAGATGCAAGTTAATCTTTTAGTACTTCATTGTTGTTAGTTTCGTATTGCATTGATATTGGAACTTTATTAGTTGGTTTGATTCTATTTATGTTTCAGATAGGTTTTTAGGGTTACAAATTagggaaaatttggggcttttATCATTTGGAGCCTTTCATTGTTGTTATTTATGTTTCACTAATATGTTCATTAGAAATATGAATAGTTGCATGCATTGCCTTGAAGAAAAGTTATTATGAAATTGTTAATGCTTGTGGGTTATATGAAGCTGAATATTagatttaaaagttattatggAATTGTTAATGCTTGTGATTTTGACTTATAGTTACTGCATATATGTGTGTTTATGTTATTGTAGAATGGTTGATATTGAAGTTCAAACTCAATCACAAGTGATACAAGCTGATAGTGAGGGTGAGGCTGATCCTACTTATTCACCTTCATATTTAAGTGGGGATGACGATATATACTTGGATGATGAGACTCTAGCATCGTTTAtgtctaaaaaaaaaagcaaacgaAAGTGTGCAACCTCCAAGTGATGAAGATAATGAGCAGTCAGACAAAGATTCGTGGCACTCAGAGGAGTTGAAGAGCCCAATTAGTACAGATGATGAGGATGATGAGAAGGTTGTTTTCCCAATTTTTAATCCAAATTCAACCTTTGGTCAAGTTCACCTAGAGTTGGGGATGGAATTTGAAAACCTTGACTTGTTTAAGGATGCGCTTAGAGACTACACAATTCACCTAGGAAGGGAATTTGTTTGGAAGAAGAATGATCGTGAAAGGGTTAGAGCGAAGTGTAAGGAACAAGAGTGTAAGTGGGAGATTTTTTGTTCTTGGAACAAAGGTGAAAAATGTTTCCAAGTCAAAGCTTTCAATAGTGAACACTCATGCGCTAGACTTACACCTGCTGTTGAACCTGCTTCTACTATTGAACCTGCTCCTATTGTTGAACCTGCACCGGCTCTTGAAACGGTAAGTCAACTTTTGTTTATACATCATTAATAATTGTGTActattttataatcaattactCATGCTTTTTCAATGCAGATGCAAGCATTTGGATTTGGCCAAGGAACATTTGATACAACACCAATGTCATATGGAGTTAGGCCACCACCTATGAGAGGAACAATTCCAAGACCACTTATGGTTTCGTGTCCCATGCCAAGTAGTCAGCTTGTGATGATGACATTCATGCCAACTCCTAGACTTCCCCCAAGCGGACATGGTCAGAATCAAGGTTGAAGAAATTTGAAGACTAGTTATGAAGCTGTAATAGAGTAATTAGGATATGTTTTGAACCACTTATGCAATTATGCATATCTTTTGAAGACTAGTTATGAAGTTGTAATAGAGTAATTACGATATGTTTTGAACCACTTATGCAATTATGCATATCTTTTGAAGACTAGTTATGAAGTTGTAATAGAGTAATTATGATATGTTTTGAACCACTTATGCAATTATGCATATCTTTTGAACAATTTATGTATTGAAATATTCTGGTAAAATTTCTGGTAAAATTTTGGTTAAACTGCAGGGACTATATTTCCTGGTTAAGTTTTTGGTGAGGTTGGTAAAATTCTGGTTAAATTGCAGGGACTATTTTGATTTCACGTGTAACTTTCAGGGACTAAGTTGACAGTAAGTGACAACTTACAGGGACTAAAACAATATAAACCTATATCTTTCAGGGACTAAAATGACAGTTACGCTTTGATTTTCTGGAACCAATTATACAGTTATGCAGCATTGTTTTTTGACAGATTATTGCCCTTATGCAGAACTGAATCTTATgcaattttgcaacaaaatgaaCATACTAAGACAACAAAATAACATTCCTTAGATTAGAATTACATCAAATTGATTAAAAGCATTCAAGTAGATAACAACATGAACACACTAAGACTCAAATTACATCATtacacttaatatatatattcctaGTACTTGTGAATACATACAAACAACACCATTGACAACAATTGGATTAAGAACATTCCATAGACAATTGTTCTTAACATCTTCATTTCAATCCCCACACAATCAAGCTTTGAGTTAACTTGAGCCTTCCACATTGTCTTATCTTCCTCTCTTCCAAATTGTCTTCTTTGTTCCATGGAAAATGTCCCAAGTGAATCATCAACTCCAAGTGCTTCAATCAATTGATCAACCCAAATAAAGTACCCACAATATCCAACTTCATCCTGAAAAGCCCTAAATAGAAACCCTAAATCAAAAACCCCCAATGTGAAATCAAAACCCTAAATCAATAAATGTGAAATAGACATACCTTATTAATTGAACAAGTGAAAAACGCCCTTCCTCTGTTAATATTTGTTCCAGCAACACGCCTAACAGCCCTTCTACCACAACCACAAAAAAGAACAACTTGTGATGAAACTCTTGTTCGAGATGATGATGCATTGCTCCTCTGCGACATTGTTGATAGTAAGAGAGAACGAAATGGTGCGATTTTTGAGGTCTATTGAGATGATTAGAAGTGCAAatatggaggaggaggagaagagggCATAGGTTTTGTTTAAGGGTTAtgttaaagaagaagaagaagaggaggaggatatATGAGGGTTTTTTACTTTCGTTTTGGTCCctcatttcattaaaataaacaaaattagaaataaaaaatccacATAATCATGTCTGTGTGGCACTTAACGAGCCACATCAGCGATAACTGACGGCGTTAACTACTCCATTCACGGCAGGGACTAACGTGACTAACAGATTGCACTTTcagggactattttgcaattTATCACGATTCAGGGACCAAATTGACAGCGAGTTACACTTTCAGGGAccaaaatgactatttaccctaaattttataaaattcagaGTTGTCTaagtatttttctaaaaaaaatttaaaaatagcatttcataataatttcaatgttaaaaattaaattagaaaaatatgtttccatAATGAGTTTTGGGGAACTAAAAATTCTATGATGAAATCTTTCTTTACATATGTAAAACAAAGCAGGTGGGGtggttttggaaaaataaaagaaagtaggTTGGGTAGTTtgggaaaataatattatattaatttcttgGAAAAAAGGTTTTTGGAATGATGAGCtgaataaaatgttttaaaattaatgtaaccATCATTGCCAAGTTTTATTCTcccccaaaaccttaaggctctaaatttttcttctttccttttcaattatatcctattattttgtgactatttgtttattctttaaaataggtttgAGCACACCTATGACATATTCTTTAGTCGAACTGATCCTCACATTGCAAAGGCATGAACCACAAAGAGATTTGTAAAAAGTTAAAAGCAAAAATCATAATTGGGGAGACCACaaggtttttttctttttctctgctatagattttttttcccatgtgaaatcaattaaatatatttaataaaatttattttatttttctatttaaattgtAACTTCTTAAATAGAAATCTAATTTTCTTTCTACCTTCATGCTTGTGGTATTCATGAACAACAGTTCCATAAACTTCTATCcttcatttccttttttcttgtaaaaaaatttaatttaattaaccatttttgtgtttttgttttcaaatatagactactaaaaaatatacatttaacatcactaggttaacatcagttttctacaaaaccgatgttaacacaaACACAGTGGCATACTTGTAAATAAAACCAGtttattaacattggttttttaaaaaactgatgttaacatagaatcgttaacattggttttgtgaaaaccgatgttaacatgacgtatgtaacatcggttttgttaaaattgatgttaacgattctatgttaacatcggttttgttaaaatcgatgttaacgattctatgttaacatcggtttttttaacaaccgatgttaacgattctatgttaacatcggtttttttaaataaaaaaaaccgatgtgtTTTTACTTATATTACAAACTGAAAAGCTTTGTATCTTCGCGCGCCCATCAGTCTCTCGGAAACTCTTGCTTTTCGCTGATCCCTCATGCTCACTCTTGCAAAGGCACCCTCTGGCCATCATTGTCACTGCCATTGTTCCTGACCCCCGACGCTAAGTCTCGCATAGCCACCCTCAGCCCACCGTCGTTGTTGTGACACTCACCCCACCCTCATGTTTTGGTAAGTTTTGTTGTTTTCCTTGAACGACCTTCATTGCTCACCCCTCCCTCAGGTCACTGCCATTGTCTTTGAACTAGCTTCGTTGGTTTCCTTGCAGGCATTCCATTGGCACAAAAGCAGTTTTTGCTCGTCTTTATACTCGCAATCACAAGGTAAGTTTTGGTTGTGCTTGCCATTCTGTTAACTTCCCTTAGTTATAACTTCCCTTAAACTAAGCTTTTAACATCCCTTACTTGGTCACAACCTGTATTTGACTTACTGGGTAGCATAGTGTAGTGTTGTTGATTTTGATTGAGGTAGCATAGTGTTCCAAATACTTGTGACCAGTGTACTTTGTCTCATTTTGATTGAGGTAGCGTAGTGTTGCTCATTGGGGGCAGGGCATGAGGAGATTGAATAATGGGTAGCGTAGTGTTATCACAAACATACACCAAAAGAATGGTTGTTTGCATAGTGTAAGCATGGTT
Protein-coding sequences here:
- the LOC102668241 gene encoding uncharacterized protein, producing the protein MSQRSNASSSRTRVSSQVVLFCGCGRRAVRRVAGTNINRGRAFFTCSINKDEVGYCGYFIWVDQLIEALGVDDSLGTFSMEQRRQFGREEDKTMWKAQVNSKLDCVGIEMKMLRTIVYGMFLIQLLSMVLFVCIHKY